In Pengzhenrongella sicca, a single genomic region encodes these proteins:
- a CDS encoding tRNA (cytidine(34)-2'-O)-methyltransferase has protein sequence MARIVFFEPRIPQNTGSAIRLAAVTGAELHLIEPLGFDLSEPKLRRAGLDYHDLAHVVVHANLEAAWAAMPDARVFAFTTQATRRFTDVEYRPDDLLLFGPEPTGLPPEVLADARVTDQLRIPMLAGRRSLNLANSAALAIYEAWRQADFPGAT, from the coding sequence GTGGCCCGCATCGTCTTCTTCGAACCCCGCATCCCCCAGAACACCGGCAGCGCGATCCGGCTCGCCGCCGTGACGGGCGCCGAGCTGCACCTGATCGAGCCGCTCGGCTTCGACCTGTCCGAACCCAAGCTGCGCCGGGCCGGACTGGACTACCACGACCTGGCCCACGTCGTCGTGCACGCAAACCTCGAGGCCGCGTGGGCCGCGATGCCCGACGCGCGGGTCTTCGCGTTCACGACGCAGGCGACCCGCCGGTTCACGGACGTGGAGTATCGCCCGGACGACCTACTGCTGTTCGGCCCGGAGCCGACCGGCCTGCCGCCCGAGGTGCTCGCGGACGCGCGGGTGACCGACCAGCTCCGGATCCCGATGCTTGCCGGCCGCCGCTCGCTCAACCTGGCGAACTCGGCCGCCCTGGCGATCTACGAGGCGTGGCGGCAGGCGGACTTCCCCGGCGCTACCTGA
- a CDS encoding Clp protease N-terminal domain-containing protein — MADKPLPNDLAGILRQGRAIAYAMGARTLEAEHLLLALADDADSPAARALGAAGLDPDRIRALLRAERRQSLAHAGVELVEDPVSSLEPGFTPRWGTSAKDALVRGKAAAGGGLHRETAADLLVGVLGAEVGTVPRALALAGIDRAELIDGLVAGLR, encoded by the coding sequence ATGGCTGACAAGCCGCTGCCGAACGACCTCGCCGGGATCCTGCGGCAGGGCCGCGCGATCGCCTACGCGATGGGGGCCCGCACGCTGGAGGCGGAGCACCTGCTGCTCGCGCTGGCCGACGACGCCGACTCGCCGGCAGCCCGGGCCCTCGGCGCGGCGGGGCTGGACCCCGACCGGATCCGCGCGCTGCTGCGGGCCGAGCGGCGTCAGAGCCTCGCCCACGCGGGCGTCGAGCTCGTCGAGGACCCGGTGTCGTCCCTGGAACCGGGCTTCACGCCGCGCTGGGGCACCTCCGCGAAGGACGCGCTGGTGCGCGGCAAGGCGGCCGCGGGCGGCGGGCTGCACCGCGAGACGGCGGCCGACCTGCTGGTCGGGGTGCTCGGCGCCGAGGTCGGGACCGTTCCGCGTGCCCTCGCGCTCGCGGGCATCGACCGCGCAGAACTCATCGACGGGCTCGTCGCGGGGCTCAGGTAG
- a CDS encoding helix-turn-helix domain-containing protein: protein MNPITVSPTGGAADGLAAVVALRELADGLEDQAVERAMRGGWSWTQVAQALGVTRQAVHKKHLRRLVAAGVDLRRRHG from the coding sequence ATGAATCCGATCACCGTGTCACCGACCGGCGGTGCGGCCGACGGCCTCGCCGCGGTCGTCGCGCTCCGAGAGCTCGCCGACGGGCTCGAGGACCAGGCGGTCGAGCGTGCGATGCGCGGCGGCTGGTCGTGGACCCAGGTCGCACAGGCGCTGGGCGTGACCCGGCAGGCCGTCCACAAGAAGCACCTGCGACGGCTGGTCGCCGCCGGAGTCGACCTCAGGAGGCGTCATGGCTGA